The Apostichopus japonicus isolate 1M-3 chromosome 20, ASM3797524v1, whole genome shotgun sequence genome contains a region encoding:
- the LOC139961906 gene encoding translocon-associated protein subunit delta-like encodes MASLGCAFVAACLLLLVPFSSAGESCLKPTVEHQIYTTTEAVTSTDTVFLVEFDLKCSNAIKNPFLYADVSGRQLPVSRSGDNLYQVSWVEERKNAPAGTYTVKLFDEEGFSALRKAQRAEEDVSTVTPLTSIAFSHKGVSQGPIVSSELLAVVLSGLLWYAAYSAKQRILS; translated from the exons ATGGCTTCCCTCGGTTGTGCGTTCGTGGCAGCTTGCCTCCTTCTTTTGGTTCCATTTTCTTCTGCGG GAGAAAGTTGCTTAAAACCAACTGTGGAACACCAGATTTACACTACCACAGAAGCTGTTACATCTACTGATACTGTCTTTCTGGTAGAATTTGACTTGAAATGCTCCAATGCAATCAAG AATCCATTCCTCTATGCAGATGTTAGTGGGCGTCAGCTTCCAGTCTCTCGTTCAGGAGATAACCTATACCAG GTCAGCTGGgtagaagaaaggaaaaatgcACCAGCAGGTACATACACTGTCAAGCTGTTTGACGAGGAAGGATTTAGCGCTTTGAGAAAG GCCCAAAGAGCAGAGGAAGACGTATCAACAGTTACTCCACTAACCAGCATTGCCTTCTCACACAAG GGTGTTTCCCAAGGACCAATTGTTAGTTCCGAGCTACTGGCAGTCGTTTTGTCCGGGCTGCTATGGTACGCTGCCTACTCAGCTAAGCAGAGAATACTGTCTTGA